A stretch of Schistocerca americana isolate TAMUIC-IGC-003095 chromosome 3, iqSchAmer2.1, whole genome shotgun sequence DNA encodes these proteins:
- the LOC124606212 gene encoding uncharacterized PE-PGRS family protein PE_PGRS54-like, giving the protein MRAAAAAVAVALLLLQVAAVAAAPRNAGCLSSGDPRCWRSHTGTDEQHHALGTPDTQKSSLTQSKVENDNTWLHSEQEDAEHGRSEQHLVQNVEKKPLYGWSSLIKAIFQEKENRSRSEEDDSSDSSSNDSSDSSGSDNENSSGDNSDSNESDGDDSNSSSSDEENTSGNNSGSNDSDEDDSSNDDENTSGSNSGSNENDEDDSNSSNSNSNDDENNNGNHNGSNDSDEDDSGNDDENTSGSNSGSNESDEDDSGNSNSSSNNDENNSGNNSQSNEDDSDSGNGGGGDSGDGGDGGHGGDGGDGGDAGDGGDGGDGGDGGDGGDGGDGGDGGDGGDGGDGGDGGDAGDGGDGGDGGDGGDGGDGGDGGDGGDGGDGGDGGDGGDAGDGGDGGDGGDGGDGGGAGDGGDGGNGGNGGDGSGGGDGGDGGDGGDGGDGGDGGDGGDGGDGGNGGDGGDGGDGGDGGDAGDGGDGGDGGNGGDGGNGGDGGDGGDGGDGGDAGDGGDGGDGGDGGDGGDGGDGGNGGDGGDGGDGGDGGDAGDGGDGGDGGNGGDGGNGGDGGDGGDGGDGGDAGDGGDGGGGGNGGDGGDGGDGGNGGDGGDDGDGGDGGDAGDGGDGGDGGDGGDGGDGGDGGDGGDGGDGGDGGDGGDAGDGGDGGDGGDGGDGGGAGDGGDGGNGGNGGDGSGGGDGGDGGDGGDGGDAGDGGDGGDGGDGGDGGDGGDGGNGGDGGDGGDGGDGGDAGDGGNGGDGGDGGDGGDGGDGGNGGDGGDGGDGGDGGDGGNGGDGGDDGDGGDGGDAGDGGDGGDGGDGGDGGDGGDGGDGGDGGDGGDGGDGGDAGDGGDGGDGGGAGDGGDGGNGGNGGDGSGGGDGGDGGDGGDGGDAGDGGDGGDGGDGGDGGDGGDGGNGGDGGDGGDGGDGGDAGDGGNGGDGGDGGDGGDGGDGGNGGDGGDGGDGGDGGDGGDGSDGGDVDDNSAAAGCEKEQRGVRTLQFRQNVGKEEMRCPIVSSLPAVAEIVVATFLRQLPVKAGSWTPATSWRHPPADLESPPASPHFDTAPTPSPPPLWQSIILA; this is encoded by the exons CGGCAGCGGCTGCGGTTGCAGTGGCGCTGCTGTTGCTGCAGGTGGCGGCGGTCGCAGCAGCACCCAGGAACGCCGGCTGCCTGTCCTCCGGAGATCCCCGCTGTTGGCGCTCACACACAG GTACCGATGAGCAGCATCACGCTCTTGGGACACCAGACACTCAGAAATCGTCGCTTACTCAGTCAAAGGTTGAGAATGACAACACATGGCTACATTCTGAACAAGAGGATGCTGAACATGGAAGAAGTGAGCAACACTTAGTACAAAATGTAGAGAAGAAACCTTTATATGGCTGGTCTAGTCTCATAAAAGCTATatttcaagagaaagaaaacagaagCAGAAGCGAAGAAGATGACAGCAGCGACAGCAGTAGTAATGACAGCAGTGACAGCAGTggaagtgacaatgaaaattctagTGGTGATAACAGTGACAGCAATGAAAGTGATGGAGATGATAGTAACAGCAGTAGTAGTGATGAGGAAAATACTAGTGGTAATAACAGCGGCAGtaatgacagtgatgaagatgacagTAGTAATGATGATGAAAATACTAGTGGTAGTAACAGTGGCAGCAATGAGAATGATGAAGACgacagtaacagtagcaacagcaatagTAACGATGATGAAAACAACAATGGTAATCACAATGGCAGtaatgacagtgatgaagatgatagTGGTAATGATGATGAAAATACTAGTGGTAGTAACAGTGGCAGCAATGAGAGTGATGAAGATGACAGTGGCAATAGCAACAGCAGTAGTAACAATGATGAAAACAACAGTGGTAACAACAGTCAGAGTAATGAGGATGACAGTGACAGTGGAAATGGTGGTGGAGGCGATAGTGGAGATGGAGGTGATGGTGGACATGGAGGCGATGGTGGAGACGGAGGCGATGCTGGAGATGGAGGTGATGGTGGAGATGGAGGCGATGGTGGAGACGGAGGCGATGGTGGAGACGGAGGCGATGGTGGAGACGGAGGTGATGGTGGAGACGGTGGTGATGGAGGTGATGCTGGAGATGGAGGCGATGGTGGAGACGGAGGCGATGGAGGAGACGGAGGCGATGGAGGAGACGGAGGTGATGGTggagatggtggtgatggtggagaTGGTGGTGATGGAGGTGATGCTGGAGATGGAGGCGATGGTGGAGACGGAGGCGATGGTGGAGACGGAGGCGGTGCTGGAGACGGAGGTGATGGTGGAAACGGAGGTAATGGTGGAGACGGAAGCGGTGGTGGAGACGGAGGTGATGGTggagatggtggtgatggtggagaCGGAGGTGATGGTGGAGACGGAGGCGATGGAGGAGACGGAGGCAATGGAGGAGACGGAGGTGATGGTGGAGATGGTGGTGATGGAGGTGATGCTGGAGATGGAGGAGATGGTGGAGATGGAGGCAATGGTGGAGACGGAGGCAATGGTGGAGATGGAGGTGATGGTGGAGATGGTGGTGATGGAGGTGATGCTGGAGATGGAGGCGATGGTGGAGACGGAGGCGATGGAGGAGACGGAGGCGATGGAGGAGACGGAGGCAATGGAGGAGATGGAGGTGATGGTGGAGATGGTGGTGATGGAGGTGATGCTGGAGATGGAGGAGATGGTGGAGATGGAGGCAATGGTGGAGATGGAGGCAATGGTGGAGATGGAGGTGATGGTGGAGATGGTGGTGATGGAGGTGATGCTGGAGATGGAGGCGATGGTGGAGGCGGAGGCAATGGAGGAGACGGAGGCGATGGAGGAGACGGAGGCAATGGAGGAGACGGAGGTGATGATGGAGATGGTGGTGATGGAGGTGATGCTGGAGATGGAGGCGATGGTGGAGACGGAGGTGATGGTGGAGACGGAGGTGATGGTGGAGACGGAGGTGATGGTGGAGACGGAGGTGATGGTGGAGACGGTGGTGATGGAGGTGATGCTGGAGATGGAGGCGATGGTGGAGACGGAGGCGATGGTGGAGACGGAGGCGGTGCTGGAGACGGAGGTGATGGTGGAAACGGAGGTAATGGTGGAGACGGAAGCGGTGGTGGAGACGGAGGTGATGGTGGAGATGGTGGTGATGGAGGTGATGCTGGAGATGGAGGCGATGGTGGAGACGGAGGCGATGGAGGAGACGGAGGCGATGGAGGAGACGGAGGCAATGGAGGAGACGGAGGTGATGGTGGAGATGGTGGTGATGGAGGTGATGCTGGAGATGGAGGCAATGGTGGAGATGGAGGCGATGGTGGAGATGGAGGTGATGGTGGAGATGGAGGCAATGGTGGAGATGGAGGCGATGGTGGAGATGGAGGCGATGGAGGAGACGGAGGCAATGGAGGAGACGGAGGTGATGATGGAGATGGTGGTGATGGAGGTGATGCTGGAGATGGAGGCGATGGTGGAGACGGAGGTGATGGTGGAGACGGAGGTGATGGTGGAGACGGAGGTGATGGTGGAGACGGAGGTGATGGTGGAGACGGTGGTGATGGAGGTGATGCTGGAGATGGAGGCGATGGTGGAGACGGAGGCGGTGCTGGAGACGGAGGTGATGGTGGAAACGGAGGTAATGGTGGAGACGGAAGCGGTGGTGGAGACGGAGGTGATGGTGGAGATGGTGGTGATGGAGGTGATGCTGGAGATGGAGGCGATGGTGGAGACGGAGGCGATGGAGGAGACGGAGGCGATGGAGGAGACGGAGGCAATGGAGGAGACGGAGGTGATGGTGGAGATGGTGGTGATGGAGGTGATGCTGGAGATGGAGGCAATGGTGGAGATGGAGGCGATGGTGGAGATGGAGGTGATGGTGGAGATGGAGGCAATGGTGGAGATGGAGGCGATGGTGGAGATGGAGGCGATGGTGGAGATGGAGGTGATGGTAGTGATGGAGGTGATG